The genomic stretch ACGCACCACAACGCGCTCGACATCGACCTGTACATGCGCATCGCCCCCGAGCTGTATCTCAAGCGGCTGGTGGTGGGCGGCTTCGAGCGCGTCTACGAGGTCAACCGGAACTTCCGCAACGAGGGCGTGAGCACCCGGCACAACCCCGAGTTCACCATGTTGGAGTTCTATCAGGCGTACGCCACGTACGAGGACCTGATGGACCTCACCGAGGAGATGCTCTCCGAGGCGGCCGTGGCCGTCACCGGCGACTCCAAGGTGAAGTACGGCGAGCACGTGCTGGACTTCGGCAAGGGCTGGAAGCGCATCTCCATGGTGGAGGCCATCCGCGAGGCGGTCAGCGGCCTGTCCGACAAGGACATGGTGGACCCGGACCGGCTGCGCCACGAGCTGCTCAAGACGTCCCACGCCGAGGCCGAGCGCCGCGCCGTGGAGACCATGAACCACGGCGAGCTGGTGGGGGCCCTCTTCGAGCACCACGTCGAGTCCAGCCTCATCCATCCCACCTTCGTCACCCACTTCCCCACGTCGGTGAGCCCGCTGGCCCGCCGCAACGACGCGAACCCCGAGGTGACGGACCGCTTCGAGCTGTACGCGGCGGGACGGGAGATCGCCAACGCGTTCTCCGAGCTGAACGACCCGTTGGATCAGAAGGGCCGCTTCCTGGCGCAGCTGGAGGCCAAGCAGCGGGGGCAGCAGGAGACGATGGACTACGACGAGGACTACATCCGCGCCCTCGAGCACGGCATGCCGCCGACGGCCGGTGAAGGAATCGGGATTGATCGGCTCGCCATGCTGTTCACGGACGCGCAGAGCATTCGCGACGTGATCCTGTTTCCTCTCCTCAAGCCACTGGCGAAGTAGCCAGGAGGCCGCGTGCATCCCGCCGAACGGCAGACCGTCTATCGCTGGAGCTTCATCTGGACGGGGGCCCTGGTGGCCCTCGTGGGCGCCATCCTCCTCGGCGTGGCCATCACCGAGTCGGCGGCGTGGGCCGAGACGGCCGGCGCCCTCGGCCTGTCGTTGGTGGGGTGGGGTGGGCTCGTGCAGGCGGTGGACGCTCTGGCGCTGGTGCCGGCGCGTGCGGCCGCGGCGCTGCCCCTCGCCGGGCCACGCTTCCTCATCGCCGGCGTCCTCGTCTGGCTGGGGGGCTGGGGGCTCGTCGCGGCGGGCATCCGCCGTCGCCCGGCCTCTGGTGAAGGACCGAGCCCCGCGGCCGGGGCCCCGCTGTACCCGAGGCTGGCGCGCTACCGGGACTTCTACTGGAGCACCCTGGGGGCGTACGGCGGCGGCATCCTGCTCGCGGAGCTGGTGCTCATCCTCCTCCAGACGTTCCTGTCGAGCGGCGTGCCCTCGCCGGAGCTGGGGAGCTCGAGTCGCGGCTCCTCGGCGGGCGGGCTCGCCCTGGCACCGACGGTGGCATTCGCCATCGCGCTGTGCTCCGCGTCGCTCGTGGCCTTCATCTCGGGCTTCGTGGGGGCCTCGCGGGCCCAGCGCCTGTCCTTGCCCGAGGCGACCATTGGCGTCGTCTATCTGGGCATCCCGGTGCCCGTCATCCTGACCTTGATGGAGCGCATCCCCTCGCTCCAGCTCGCGCTCGGCTACCGACTGCGCGAGGTGACGTATGTGGCGGGGCTCATCGGCCGGCCGGAGCTGGCGTACTGGCTGGTGTTCACCGCGCTGGTCCTCGCGCTGGTGCTGGGCATCAACACGGGGTTCATCGCCGCGGGCAGCGGCCGGGTGGACCTGAAGCTGGGCTTCGAGCTGTTCG from Myxococcaceae bacterium JPH2 encodes the following:
- the lysS gene encoding lysine--tRNA ligase — encoded protein: MDDTNNKPPVDKNGPEAADLGSKEQEIYQQRLDKAAKWRDSGFNPYGNGYRPQHTAAEVVANHADQSAEDMAKVATPPSYDVAGRVVAIRDFGKSAFIKLRDRTGEIQAHMKLDGLGAAAYEVFKQCDVGDFLAVTGTIFRSKTKELTLSATKFTPLTKSLRPMPEKWHGLTDVEIRYRQRYLDLVSNPAVKETFLRRNKLVRFIRNFLDTRDFVEVETPMMHPLVSGAAARPFRTHHNALDIDLYMRIAPELYLKRLVVGGFERVYEVNRNFRNEGVSTRHNPEFTMLEFYQAYATYEDLMDLTEEMLSEAAVAVTGDSKVKYGEHVLDFGKGWKRISMVEAIREAVSGLSDKDMVDPDRLRHELLKTSHAEAERRAVETMNHGELVGALFEHHVESSLIHPTFVTHFPTSVSPLARRNDANPEVTDRFELYAAGREIANAFSELNDPLDQKGRFLAQLEAKQRGQQETMDYDEDYIRALEHGMPPTAGEGIGIDRLAMLFTDAQSIRDVILFPLLKPLAK